One Natronorubrum halophilum genomic window, AAGAAGGCAGTCGAGGCACGCGGCCGTCCTCGCCGAGTCGCGACGGGGCGATGACGGCCTCGAGACCGGCTCCGGCACGATCACCGAGACCGACGGACACCGCGAGTAACACTCAAGCGCGTCCGTAGCGGCCGCTCGTCGTGATTCCGGCCGATCGCTTCCCGCATCTAAAGGTATATGTAGGTGAGTCACCCACCTATTGATAGCTCGACCAGAGTGAGAGGTAACCCTATATGAAGACGATAGTCCATACCGGCCCCAGATCCATCGAGATTCGCCAGCGTGAAAAAGCATCCCCGGACGACGACGAGGTACTCGTTCGCGTCCACTCGGCGGGGCTGTGCGGCAGCGACGCGCACGCGTACACGTACGAAGACGGCTACGAGTGGATTCCCATCCCGCGGATCATGGGCCACGAGTACTCCGGCGAGGTCGTCGAGGTCGGCGACAGCGTCACCGACTTCGCCGTCGGCGACCACGTCGTCGAGGAGCCGATCCACGACTGCGGTGCGTGTTTTCAGTGTAAGAACGGCCAGCCGAACGTCTGCCAGAACTTCGAGATCACGGGGATGCACACAGACGGTGCATACACCGAATATACGACGGTCAAACCACGTGACCTCCACTATATCCCCGAGGACGTCCCGCTCGGTCACGCGAGCATCACCGAACCCCTCAGCATCGCGACGCGGGCCGTGTTCGACCAGTCGAACGTGACGCCGGGTGACACCGTCCTCGTCGAAGGACCCGGCCCGATCGGCGTCCTCGTCGCCGCCGTCGCGAACTCGATGGGCGCCGACGTCCTCGTCTCCGGACTCGGCAAAGACACCGAGTACCGGCTCCCGCTGGTCGAAACACTCGGCATCGACACGGTGGACATCGAGAACGACGACCTCGAGGCGGTCGTCGACGCCCGAACGGACGGCATCGGGTTCGACGCCGTGTTCGACACGACCGGTCACAAAAGCGGTATCGAGATGGCCATCGAACACGTCCGCAAGGGCGGAGGGGTCGTCGTCGTCGGCCTTCCCGGCGCACCCAGCGAAGTGTTCATGACGCCGGTGGTTCGCAGCGAGATCGACCTCAACACCTCCTACGGCTCGACCTGGCAGAACTTCGAACAGGCCATCCGGCTCCTCTCCGTCGGTGCCATCGACGCCGACGCGATCATCGATCGTACCTTCAGCGTCGACGAACCGACCGACGCCTTCGAGGCCTTCCTCGAGTCCGAAACCTGCAAACCCGTCTTCTCGTTCGCCGACTCCTAACGCGTCGGCACGGTCGGATCTCGTAGCAACCTTCCCGTTTCCTCGGCTCTCGGCGTGAGCCACGGGTCAACACAACGCTTAGTAGCGCTCGATCCGTCGCCGTTCGTACACGATGGTGCTGGATACACACACGCACGCCTGGACGCACCCGACTCGAGACCACCCCTGGGTGAACGGACCGCTCATCGACGTCGTCGACGAGTTCAGCGTCGATACCGTCTACACCGCCGAGAAACTCCTCGCGGATATGGACGCCGTCGGCGTCGACGAGGCGGTCGTCGTCGGCTACCCGATCTGCGAGTGGACCGACAACGCGTACACGATCCAGTGTGTCGAAGAGTACGACGCGCTCTCGGGAATCGTCATGCTCGACCAGTTCGCCGACGGCGCGGCCGATCGGCTGCGCTCGGGGATGGCTACCGACGGGATCCTCGGCTTCCGTCTCGGAGCGATCTGTTCGTACGACCGGATGTGGGAGACGTTCGATCCCGAGGCGAACTGGCTGTGCGACGCCGTCGACGAGACCGAATTCTGGGAGGCGGCCCGCGAAACCGACGCGCTGGTTCAGCTCCTCGCCCACGTCGACCAGCTCGAGCAGGTGGTCGAACTCGTCGAGACCTACCCGGAGCTCACGTACGCGCTCGACCACTTCTGTCACGCCGATCCGTCGGTCTCGCCGGAAGCGGGAGCGTTCGCCGACCTCGAGCGCCTCGCCGAGTACGACGTCGCCGTCAAAATCTCCGAGGTCGTCCACCGCTCCGAGGAGGGCTTTCCCTACGCCGATATGCACGACCACGTCCGCTGGCTGCTCGAGACCTTCGGTCGCGAGCGGGTTATCTGGGGCTCCGATTTCCCGAACGTCAGCGACGACGCGAGCTACGAGGAGAGCCTGCAGTGGCTCGAGCACGTGGACTGTCTCTCGAAGACGGACCGCGAGTGGGTGACGGGCCGGTCCTTCAAGAACCTGACCGGCCGCTGACTCGGAACGGTTCCGTTACTCGCCGACGACGTGGTTTTCGAGCGTTCCGATTCCCGCGACTTCGGCTTCGACCGTGTTACCGGGCGAGAGCAACTCCGGCGGATCGCGGAAGATACCGACGCCGCCAGGCGTCCCCGTCGAGATGACGGTGCCGGGCTGCAGCGTCATTCTGTGGCTAAGGTACTCGATCGTCTCGCCGACGTCGAAGATGAACTCCGCGGTCGAGGACTCCTGTTTGACCTCGCCGTTGAGTCGGAGTTCCACGTCGGCGTCGTTGGCGTCGATGTCTTCGGGCGCGGTCAGCGCCGGCCCCATCGGGGCAAACGTGTCGTAGCTCTTGCCGCGGAAGAACTGGCCGTCCTCGAACTGGGCGTCGCGCGCGCTGACGTCGTTGACGACCGTGTAGCCCGCGACGTACTCCTCGGCCTCGTCGGCCGACACCTCGCAGGCCGTCCGACCGATGACGATGCCGAGTTCGACCTCGTAATCGACCTGCTCGACGTCCTCGGGATGGACGATGGGTGCGTCGGGGTCGGTGACGCTCGAGGGCGATTTTGCGAACAGCATCGGCTTGTCGGGGATCTCTTCGTCCTGCTCTTCGGCGTGATCGTAGTAGTTGAGCCCGACGCAGATGATCTGTTCGACGGACGGGATCGGTGTCAGATAGTCATCCGGCTCGTCGATCGCCGGCAGTTCCCCGGTCTCGGCGGCGCGACGGACGCGGCGACGGTAGCCGGGCGTTGCGAGGTCCTCGATCGTCGGTGCGCCAAAGCGGTCCAGTGCGTAGGTCTGGTCGTCGACGGCAACGCCCCAACGGACGCCACCACCGGTCTCGAATCGTACGAATTGCATCACCTCGAAATTCCCGCCCTGTCTCATGAATCTTTCTCTCGTCCCCTGTTAACTGGAGCGGCCCGGGGACAATCGTTTCGCCCGAGCGACTCGAGACGCGGTCGGTTCGTTAGTCCGATCCGTTCGGAGCCACGAGCGAGATAGGATGCTGTGGCTGGCGGGACAGGAGCGCGTCCAGTTGCTCGAGACACGAGGTTCCGCTCGCGACGACCGTTCGATCGGCGGTATCGGACGTCTCGAACTGTTCTCCGAGCCGGTCGCCGACGTCCATACTCAGCTCGTAGTACTCGATCTTGTACCCGAAGCTTCCCGCCATCCCGCAACACTCGACGTCGGACGTGACGACGTCGTACCCGAGCTGATCGAGGACGGCCGTCGTGTACGCTTCGAGTTCGAGCGTCCGCTGCTGACAGTGGGAGTGGTACGCGATATCGGATCCGACGCCGCGGGCGGCGTCTCCACCGCGAAGCGGCGTCGGATCGGTACCGTTCTCGAGCAGCCCGTAGACGTACTCGAACACCTCGTAGCTGCGATCGGCGAGCGACTCGTAGCGCGACCCCCCGAGGAGCCGCTCGTACTCGCCGCGGAACATCGCGAGGTCGCTGGGCTCGATGACGACGACGTCGTAGCCCGCCTCGAGATAGGGCTCGAGGTCGGCGGACACCTCGTGAGCGTGGCCTTCCGCGGTGGCGATCATCCCCTGTGAGAGGGGGGCCCGGCCCGAGGAGGCGACCTCGGGGACCTCGACCGCGACGCCCAGCGCCTCGAGCGTGCGGACGGTCGCCTTTCCTCGGTCGGTTCGAACGTGATTCGTGTAGAGGTCGGGGTAGACGACGGCGTGGTACTCGGCGTCGACGGGACGGGGAACGTCCCGGTTTCGGAACCACTCGACGAACGTCTCGCGCTCGAACGTCGGCAACTCGCGCCGGCGGTCGATCCCGAGAACGCGTTCCATGAGGAGCCGCGAAGGCGGCGTGTTCGCCATCCAGTTCGAGACCGGCGCGGTCGCGGAGCCGAGTTTCGCGAGCGTCGCGAAGTTCCCGAAGAAGCGCTTCTGGAGGTCGAGTCCCGCGGGTTCTTCGTCCGGTGTGAGCCCCTCGACGAGGAAGTCGAGTTGTCCCTCGTCAGCCCCGCGATTGCGCCGATTCCGGACGACCGTGTTGATCCACGGGATGTCGATCTTGACGGGACACTGGTTGACGCAGCGCGAGCAGCCGGTACAGAGGTCGTTGAACTCGTCGGCCGACTCCTGGCCGTGGACGCCGGCCTCCCACCCGGTCGCGATGCCGCCCGAGTACGTCTCGCCGCCGAAGACGTGGCCGCCGACGGACTGGAAGTTCGCACAGGAGTTGGCACAGGCCGAACACCGGATGCAGTACAGCGTCTCTCGAAGCTGATCGTCGTCTCGCATGGCCATGCGGCCGTTGTCGAGCAGGACGAGGTGGAACTCCCGATCGTTCGGGTCGTCGGCGATCGGCTCGTCGTCGTCGAAGTCGACCGGCGGCGTCGAGACCGGCGGCGAAAAGAGGGAGACGTAGGAGGTGATGTCCTGACCGGTGCCCGAGCGCGCGATCAGTTCGACGAACGGCTGGAGGTCCTCGAAGGTCGGGATAATCTTCTCGACGCCCGCGACCGCGACGTGCGTGTCGGGCACGGCGACCGTCTTGCGGGCGTTACCCTCGCTCGTCACCAGCGCGATGGTTCCCGTGTCCGCCGTCACGAAGTTCGCGCCGGTCACGCCCATGTCCGCCTCCTCGATCCGCTCCCCGAGGTACTCTCGAGCGAATTCGGTCAGCTCCTGGGCCGTCTCGAGGGGTTCTTCCGGCTCGAACCGTTCGTTGAACAGGGTGGCGATCTCCTCGCGCGACTGGTGGATCGCCGGCGCGACGAGGTGGCTCGGTGCCTCGTCGGCCACCTGCAGGACGAATTCGCCGAGGTCGGTCTCCCAGACGGCACAGCCCTCG contains:
- a CDS encoding LUD domain-containing protein, whose product is MASKRSQKADRIRHVMATEGDSVERNALGFNDGRYESVARLEDYDAYKDRARAIKEDAIERLPELIEAVRETVEANGGTVYVANDAADANRYVRELARERAAETVVKSKSMTTEEIDLNEHLEAEGCAVWETDLGEFVLQVADEAPSHLVAPAIHQSREEIATLFNERFEPEEPLETAQELTEFAREYLGERIEEADMGVTGANFVTADTGTIALVTSEGNARKTVAVPDTHVAVAGVEKIIPTFEDLQPFVELIARSGTGQDITSYVSLFSPPVSTPPVDFDDDEPIADDPNDREFHLVLLDNGRMAMRDDDQLRETLYCIRCSACANSCANFQSVGGHVFGGETYSGGIATGWEAGVHGQESADEFNDLCTGCSRCVNQCPVKIDIPWINTVVRNRRNRGADEGQLDFLVEGLTPDEEPAGLDLQKRFFGNFATLAKLGSATAPVSNWMANTPPSRLLMERVLGIDRRRELPTFERETFVEWFRNRDVPRPVDAEYHAVVYPDLYTNHVRTDRGKATVRTLEALGVAVEVPEVASSGRAPLSQGMIATAEGHAHEVSADLEPYLEAGYDVVVIEPSDLAMFRGEYERLLGGSRYESLADRSYEVFEYVYGLLENGTDPTPLRGGDAARGVGSDIAYHSHCQQRTLELEAYTTAVLDQLGYDVVTSDVECCGMAGSFGYKIEYYELSMDVGDRLGEQFETSDTADRTVVASGTSCLEQLDALLSRQPQHPISLVAPNGSD
- a CDS encoding amidohydrolase family protein; this translates as MLDTHTHAWTHPTRDHPWVNGPLIDVVDEFSVDTVYTAEKLLADMDAVGVDEAVVVGYPICEWTDNAYTIQCVEEYDALSGIVMLDQFADGAADRLRSGMATDGILGFRLGAICSYDRMWETFDPEANWLCDAVDETEFWEAARETDALVQLLAHVDQLEQVVELVETYPELTYALDHFCHADPSVSPEAGAFADLERLAEYDVAVKISEVVHRSEEGFPYADMHDHVRWLLETFGRERVIWGSDFPNVSDDASYEESLQWLEHVDCLSKTDREWVTGRSFKNLTGR
- a CDS encoding zinc-dependent alcohol dehydrogenase, with the translated sequence MKTIVHTGPRSIEIRQREKASPDDDEVLVRVHSAGLCGSDAHAYTYEDGYEWIPIPRIMGHEYSGEVVEVGDSVTDFAVGDHVVEEPIHDCGACFQCKNGQPNVCQNFEITGMHTDGAYTEYTTVKPRDLHYIPEDVPLGHASITEPLSIATRAVFDQSNVTPGDTVLVEGPGPIGVLVAAVANSMGADVLVSGLGKDTEYRLPLVETLGIDTVDIENDDLEAVVDARTDGIGFDAVFDTTGHKSGIEMAIEHVRKGGGVVVVGLPGAPSEVFMTPVVRSEIDLNTSYGSTWQNFEQAIRLLSVGAIDADAIIDRTFSVDEPTDAFEAFLESETCKPVFSFADS
- a CDS encoding fumarylacetoacetate hydrolase family protein, with the protein product MQFVRFETGGGVRWGVAVDDQTYALDRFGAPTIEDLATPGYRRRVRRAAETGELPAIDEPDDYLTPIPSVEQIICVGLNYYDHAEEQDEEIPDKPMLFAKSPSSVTDPDAPIVHPEDVEQVDYEVELGIVIGRTACEVSADEAEEYVAGYTVVNDVSARDAQFEDGQFFRGKSYDTFAPMGPALTAPEDIDANDADVELRLNGEVKQESSTAEFIFDVGETIEYLSHRMTLQPGTVISTGTPGGVGIFRDPPELLSPGNTVEAEVAGIGTLENHVVGE